A stretch of the Aphis gossypii isolate Hap1 chromosome 2, ASM2018417v2, whole genome shotgun sequence genome encodes the following:
- the LOC126550031 gene encoding uncharacterized protein LOC126550031, which translates to MERRIKKYMPKDFRSIEINALKAGIKHLNYKEDSEKGLNKIVDRTKKYRKNGYGNSSAGKIDDVKMKHANATKKCGQGSSTAGNDVKKQSNRMRSDAVKMDCHLFKTEIPNALAELITAMNGCLSQYICKTAKIQKMTVSFCFGKSNSQKLFIYGSENGMRYAMKLLKKILSKMVREFSVK; encoded by the exons ATGGAACgacgtattaaaaaatacatgccAAAAGATTTCAGATCAA ttgaaataaaTGCACTTAAAGCCGGTATTAagcatttaaattacaaagaaGACAGTGAAAAAGGATTGAACAAAATTGTTGACAGAACcaaaaaatatcgtaaaaatggATACGGTAATAGCAGTGCAGGTAAAATAGATGACGTCAAAATGAAACATGCAAATGCCACTAAAAAATGTGGACAAGGAAGTTCCACTGCTGGTAATGATGTTAAAAAACAATCGAATAGAATGAGATCTGATGCGGTAAAAATGGACtgccatttatttaaaactgaaattcCCAATGCCCTTGCAGAACTCATTACCGCTATGAACGGGTGCTTGAGCCAATATATATGCAAGACAgccaaaattcaaaaaatgacGGTTTCGTTCTGTTTCGGTAAATCGAACAGCcagaaactatttatttatggtaGTGAGAATGGTATGAGGTATGCgatgaaattattgaaaaaaatcctGTCTAAAATGGTACGAGAGttcagtgtaaaataa